CTCAAGATCTTATGTCCTAAAACAATACCTTCagtcaccatgaagtgacactttTCCCAATTCAGCATTAGCTTTGTCTCGACGCACCTCTTCAACATCCTCTCAAGATTCTTCAAACACTCGTCAAATGAGTTACCATAgaccgaaaaatcatccatgaaaacctccatggaactCTCAATCATATCCTGAAATATGGCAACCATGCACCGCTGAAAGGTAGCTGGAGCGTTACAtagcccaaatggcatgcgtcggtacGCATATGTGCCATAGGggcatgtgaaggtggtcttATCCTGATCCTCCGGGGCGATGGGGATCTGGAAGTACCCAGAAAAACCGtcgagaaaacaataaaattgttgACCCGTGAGACGCTCCAACATCTGATCGATAAAGGGCAATGGGAAGTGGTCCTTTTGGGTGGCATCATTCAACtttcgatagtcgatgcacactCGCCAACCCGTGACCGTACGAGAAGGGATAAGCTAATTCTTGGAATTCAAGACAAAGGTCATCCCTCCCTTCTTAGGGACAACCTGAGTGGGACTAACCCAAGGTGAATATGAGATGGGATATATCATCCCGACATCTAGGAGTTTTAGAACCTCCTTCTTCACTACGTCTTGCATATTGGGGGTTGAGGCGCCTTTGGGGTTGCACCATCGGCTTGAAACCATCCTCCATGAGTATCCGGTGAGTGCAATAAGAAGGGCTTATGCCCTTAATGTCGGACAACCTCCATGCAATGGCCTCTTTGTTGGCCTTCAACACTTCCAACAACCTCAACTTCTCTCTTTCCTCCAACTTCGATGAGATGATAATGGGTAGCTCGGAACCCTcccctagaaaagcatattctaAATGAGATGGAAGGACCTTAAGCTCTAAGGGTGGGGGTTGGGTGGTGTCATCACTGACGGCTAAAGCTTCGGGAACCAAAGGAATCCCCTCATCTTCAACTTCATCCAACCTCAACGACTCCTCCTCTACTCTCTCTCCTCCTACTAAGTTGGCACCACTAATTTACTCTAAACAATGGTCAACACATGATATGAATGAATTCAAGAAATAGACGGAATGGCAAGGACCTCTATAGTCATCGGAACCACTCGGGTGGTTCATGGAACGATCGATCTCAAAGGTGACTCTCTCCTCACTGACCCTAAGTGTGATCTTACCATCGTAAACATCTATGAGGGCTTTAGCGGTACGCAAAAACGGACGACCATGTATGATAGGAACTCTCTTATTCGCTTCCATATCAAGAATGACGAAATCAACGGGAAAAACAAACTTGTCGACCTTAACAAGAAAATTCTCAACAAAACCCCTAGGGTATTTCATGGATCGATCGGCTAAAGATAATGTCATACGGGTAGGTGAAAGCTCGCCTAAGTATAGCTTCTCGTAGAGAGAAAAGGGCATCAAATTGATGCTAGCACCTAGGTCGGCTAAGGCTCGAGTATTGGTGTTACTACCGAAAAGACATGGAATAGTAAAAATGTCGGGATCGGTAAGCTTCTCCAGAAGCTTATTCAGAACGACTGCGGAGCACCCTCCATTCAATGGAACATTCGACAACTCCCCCAACTTCTCCTTGTTTCTAAGAAGGTCCTTTAAGAACTTCGCGTACTTGGGCATAGATTGGAGTCCCTCAATGAAAGGTAGATTAATCTTCAATTGCTTGAAGATATATAAGAACTGTCCGTATTCCTTGGAGTACTTTTGGTTCCTAAGATGTGTAGGAAACGGGACACAGGAATGATCTACAAGTGGAGAAGGTCTAATGTCTACGGGTGGTTTCTCTACTTTCTTCTATCCTTGAGGCTCACCGGGCTGTGTGATACTTGCTGGGCTTAGCCTCGATTGCACTTTACCGGGAGCCTCCATCTCGATTTCTTTGTCTACAATCTCCTCATCTTCCTCTACTACTCTCTCCTCAACTCTCGGGTTCCCTACGGTTTTGCCACTGCGAGTGGTAATGGCTTTAGCATGGGCGTTAGGGTTCGGTTGGGTGTTACCCCCAAACTGACCGGGTAATCTCTCTTCAAGCTTCCTAGACATGTCACCTACAACCCTTTGAAGGTCTTGGAAAGAGGCTTGGTGGTTCTTAAGCATAAGGTCGTGTTCGGTAAGGATCTTTTGGGTGGTTTGGTCCTAACTGGCTCATCATTGCCTCCATCCTCTCAAGGCTACCACCTAAATCATAACTTGGACCTTGAACTGGTTGAACCTGACTACTTGACCCCCATCCTTGACCTGCCCATTGAACCCCTTATTGAACTGCCCATTTGAACCCCCACCAAAGAATGAACCCTGGCCCCTATTTGGATTTTGAGCTAATTGGAAACCAGGGGGCCATTGGAacgaaaattattattattattaaaattattattattacgccAACCCGAATTAAAATTACTACCAAGCCCACTAGGTTGACCTCTACCTAGACCCCCTCCCACGAAATCGACCTGCTCCTCACCAACTAACAATGGACACGCATTAGTATTGTGACCCCCTCGACAAAACTCACACTTATCAACCTTTGCCTTAATCTCCTTGAGCTCT
Above is a window of Helianthus annuus cultivar XRQ/B chromosome 14, HanXRQr2.0-SUNRISE, whole genome shotgun sequence DNA encoding:
- the LOC118486471 gene encoding uncharacterized protein LOC118486471: MPKYAKFLKDLLRNKEKLGELSNVPLNGGCSAVVLNKLLEKLTDPDIFTIPCLFGSNTNTRALADLGASINLMPFSLYEKLYLGELSPTRMTLSLADRSMKYPRGFVENFLVKVDKFVFPVDFVILDMEANKRVPIIHGRPFLRTAKALIDVYDGKITLRVSEERVTFEIDRSMNHPSGSDDYRGGERVEEESLRLDEVEDEGIPLVPEALAVSDDTTQPPPLELKVLPSHLEYAFLGEGSELPIIISSKLEEREKLRLLEVLKANKEAIAWRLSDIKGISPSYCTHRILMEDGFKPMVQPQRRLNPQYARRSEEGGSKTPRCRDDISHLIFTLG